A portion of the Paenibacillus marchantiae genome contains these proteins:
- the noc gene encoding nucleoid occlusion protein, with the protein MKEQFSKLFGLAERNNGDEIKQIPVNEIVSSPYQPRTIFDDDKIDELLQTIKTHGVIQPIVVRVRNGSYEIIAGERRWRAVRKLGLDHIPAIVREFNDSQAASIALIENLQREGLTSIEEAVAYQKLIDLHQLTQESLAQRLGKSQSTIANKIRLLQLPDGIKTALMERKISERHARALLSLDTEELQMKLLGEIIDKELNVKQTEARVAFYKESSKIKKSKRVSFTKDVRLALNTIRQSIDMVSGSGLDIKTKEADHEDHYEIVIHIPKRK; encoded by the coding sequence ATGAAAGAACAATTTTCGAAGTTGTTTGGTTTGGCGGAGCGCAATAACGGAGATGAGATTAAACAAATTCCGGTCAATGAAATTGTGAGCAGCCCATATCAACCCCGTACTATTTTTGATGATGATAAAATTGATGAGTTGTTGCAGACGATCAAGACACATGGAGTTATACAACCGATTGTCGTCCGCGTACGAAATGGATCATATGAGATTATCGCCGGGGAACGTCGCTGGCGTGCAGTTCGAAAACTTGGTTTGGATCATATCCCGGCCATTGTACGTGAATTCAACGACTCTCAGGCAGCGTCCATCGCATTGATCGAGAACTTGCAGCGTGAGGGACTCACTTCCATTGAAGAGGCTGTTGCTTATCAGAAATTGATTGACCTGCACCAACTTACACAAGAAAGTCTTGCGCAGCGATTAGGCAAAAGCCAGTCGACGATCGCCAACAAAATCCGGTTGCTACAGCTTCCAGATGGCATTAAGACAGCGCTGATGGAACGTAAGATTTCGGAGCGTCACGCCAGAGCTTTGCTTTCATTGGATACGGAAGAGTTGCAAATGAAATTGCTCGGCGAAATTATTGATAAAGAGTTGAATGTAAAACAAACGGAAGCGCGGGTTGCCTTTTACAAGGAATCCTCGAAGATCAAAAAATCCAAACGTGTCTCATTCACCAAGGACGTTAGACTTGCACTTAATACGATTCGTCAATCCATTGATATGGTATCGGGCTCCGGTCTAGACATCAAAACCAAGGAAGCGGACCATGAGGACCATTACGAGATCGTTATCC